CCTACATTGCAATACCCCGTATTAATGCCGATCCTCATCTGAAAAGGTTTCTCATATCCCTGCTCAAGCCATATCTTCTTGAGATTCTCCATGCGCCGCTGCATTTCCACCGCCATACGCAAACAACAACGGGCGTCCTCCTCCACCCCCCGACTCTTGGGGTCACCGAAAAACATGAGCATGGCATCACCGATAAATTTATCTATAGTCGCTCCGTGTTTCAGGGCAATGAAAGACATTTCAGTAAAATACATATTCAACAGGGAAGTCAGATCTTCCGGCTGCAAATCCTCGGTTGTCTGGGTAAAATCTTTTATATCGCTGAAAAAGACCGTCAGCTTCTTCCGCTTGGTGGTCAAGCTTACGTCCTGTGCCCCGGAAAAGATTGACTCATAAACTTGAGGTGAAAGATACTTGGCCAGCTTCTGTGAAAGTTGCTCAAGCATATTTCCCTTTTCATCCAAAGAATAAGCAAGTTTGTTGAGCTTTTCCTCATTGCGGTCACTCATCTTAACCAACCGTTTGGTTGTTTTGAAGAGTTTTGCATAAGCCTTGTGGAGCTTCTTGAATTCTTTTGCTGCTCCCTCGTCGGCAATGGTGCCAGACTCAAGAATGGCCTTACCCCGCTCAAAAATGCGGACTTCTTTTTCAAAAAGATCAAAACCCATTCATCACTCCACCGGTTTCATAATGAAATTTGCAGCTTCAAGATCTTCCCCGAATTCTTCACCAAGCTCTTCCATATTATCGTCATCCGAAACATATACCCATTCGACATTGACGGTATTGCCTTCTTCGGCAGCTTCTTCAAGCATATCAAACAGACTCATAAGCACCTTGGCACTGGAGCTGTTAAAATAAATCAACTCAAAGCCAAAATTAACCGTCTGCCCTTCAAGCTCTTCAAAATAACTTTCCAGAGTTTTCAAGACACCGCCGTAAAATTCGGTCACATCTTCAGGGTACGATTCTCCCTTTATCCGAAAAGAATTCATTTTAAAATTCAAATCCAGTTCCGGTGACCGTTCAGTTGCTTCAATTTTGATATTTTCCATATCCATCACCCCTTAAATATACGCCTTGAGCGTAAAAAAAGAATGAACATCATTCACTTCTGCAAAATCAAAAGTAAATCCCTTCCTTGCCCGGCGCGCAATATCGATCAGCCCGACACCGGCCCCCTTGCTACCCTCGGGAGGATCACTGCGCAAAGTCTCTTTCCACAACTTCTTGAGCTCCTTCTTATCCATGCCCTGAATCTGGACGAGATTCGACTCCAATCGTTCCTTGTCTTCGGTTTTAATTATATTACCGCAAGTTATAAACACTCTATCATCCTTTTTACCTACTGTGATAACACCGTATCTAAGCTCGGTCATATCTCCTGTAGTCTCAATTTCAGCGGAGTAACGGATCACATTCTGGACCTGCTCCACAAACACAGAAAACACAGCCCTTGTAGTCTTGGAATCCTCCTCATCAATGGTCAGCTTCTGCTTGATGGCGTTGCCGATTCCCACCAGAATATCATCTGTAACGTACCCGCTGTAGCAAAAAATTATCCCTGTGTTCTGGAGATAATTACGAAAACTGTACATATCTTTAGCCAGCATGCAGTCCCCTGTCATGGAACTGACCGGAGGAAGATTTACTCCCATTACACCCATCCTTTGCTTAAATAATCCTGTTAAGAATAACTCTTAAATTCCAATATTACACCTTAAACCCGAAAGCCGAAACATCATCGCGCCGCTTTTCAGCCCCCTGATATTCAAGCAGCTCATCGTAAATAATATTTCCGTGACCACTCAGAGGCGAAGAACGCGCGGACTCCAGCAAAGCGCGAAATCTTTTCTTACCGAATCCACGTCCTTTAGGCCCCCCTATCTGATCGAAAATGCCGTCCGATCCCATATAAAAAAACATGTCATCACGAATATCTACCTTCTTGTTTGTCCAGACTGTATCCGCCGGAATACCGCGATAACCTATGCCCTTACGGTCTCCTTTAAGCTGCCTAACTCCTTCCTCATCACTGATGAAAAGAGGAAAACCGGCCCCGGCATATGTCAGTTGAGTCCTATTACCGGGCAGATAGCAGACGCCGAGTTCCAGCCCGTCATCCGAACACTCCCCCTCATCAATTGAACAACTGTTCTGGTTAAGGACCTCTTGTATGTGGCAATGCATGTTCTGAATCAAACCACCGCAATCCCCGGCTTCAACTTTATTCAGGCTGATATCGAGAGCTCCACTGGAAATCAGGGTCATGAAGGCTCCCGGAACCCCGTGTCCTGTGCAATCGGCAAGGATGAGCAGTGCTCCTTCTCCCCAATTGCGGGCCCAGTAAATATCACCGCCAACCACATCACGCGGTTCCCAAAGCACAAAACATTCAGACGAAATACTCTCAAGAAATGATTTTGCAGGCAAAATGGAACGCTGAATACGGCTGGCATAACGGATGCTGCTTGAAACCATGGACAAAGCTTCCTGAACACGGGCTTCGCTCCGTTCAAGATCCTTGTTTTTCTTTTCAAGACAACGCAGCAACTCCTCCCGCGACGGAAGCAGGAGCATTTCCCGGAGAGACCTTAGTTTTTCTGGGTCGGGAATCCTGCTTCCCAACGCCAACTCGCGGCAGAACTTGAAACATTTACCTTCGACACACTCCTCTGAAGAAACCTTGAAATAAGATTTCAGAGATGGCGGAATTACGGCATCACGGCTAAACTGAAATTCAACCTCGATAAAAATCCGGTAAGACTCCTCAACAAGCGAAAAAAATAATTTCACAGGCCAGTTTACAGCGGGCCTCACAACTTCGGAAAAAAGAGTAGCCAACTTCGACGCTTCAAGGGAATTAAACCCGAGTTCTCTACCAAGACGCAAAACTTTGCGGCACGATTCATTGAAAGAAGGCAGATCTGCTATTTCCAGAACTCCAAGCTCAACCATCACCCATACCTCACAACAAGACATGAACCATCATCATCGCCCTTGTAAAAATTGCTGAAAACCCTCCCGGCAATATCTTCGGCAGAACCGACCAGCAGCCCCGGACACTCAAATTCCTCAAAACTCTCCTTTATACCGTCCGAATAAAGCATGACCACATCCCCCGGACTGAGTGAAACGGATTTTTCTCGCAGAGTCGGCAGATGATAACCAACCACTCCATCCGACGGAACAAAGCGAAAATTTTCAATGCCTCCAAAAACCCTAGTACAAATATTGCCTACACCGATGTAGTCCATGCGCCCCGTATTAAGATTCAAGCGGCACAAGGCAGCAACCGCTCCCCGCGTACCGACCAATGCCTCATGCATCCCTTGCATCATTTCAGTCAATTCAAGAGCATCGTTGCTCTCAAGATAGTGTCTGGCCGCATTGGAAGCTATATTGGCCGGACGGCCATGCCCCAACCCGTCAATCAACGCAAAAAAACAACTCCGGTTTTCCTGTCGGACATATCCGGCATCACCGCACTCATCCTCATGGATAAGCAGGCTTTTTTTTATCAAATGGCAGTCAACCGAATTCAAGCCTACCTCCACTTCCGGGCCACACATCGTGTTCCGCATTCTTCCGAAGATTCAATCACAAACTCATCCATAATCCGCCTTACCCCCGGCAACCCCAGTCCAAGACTTTGTGCTGTGCTGTAGCTGTCGGTCAAAGCCTGATCAATATCCGCAATGCCGGGGCCGGAATCAACAGCCTCCACTTCAATCCCTTCTCCCTTACAATTGCTGATATGCCGGAGAATCAAGACTCCGCCACCGCCATAACGAACCGCATTGGTGGATAATTCAGAAACCGCGGTGGCTATAAGGCTCTGCTCTACCTCGGTAAAACCGATTCTCTCAGCCATATGGCGGGCCGCGCTGAGGGCAAGGACATTGTCCGATATATCGGTAAGTTCTACCTCTTCCTGTTCAAGAACAAGCCTGCTCATTTAAAATCCTCATCCTCTCCGCTTTCAGTCGATTCAAACAGTTCTTCAGAATCCATATCCTGTTCACCATCGCCATCGTCTTCCGGATCATCAGGAACATCCATGGCCCGAAACAAACTAAGCCCATCTTCCATTGTACAGGCGCAGGTCAGCCCATCCATATCCACATCAAGATCAATCAAAGCCGAAACTACACCCGGTTGGAAGCCCACAAAAACAACCTCAGCCCCGAGCAATCCAATCATCCGCGCGCAATCGGTAATTGCTGTATATCCACTGCTATCCAAAATCTCCCTGCTGGAGACATCCATAAGCACTCTTTTCACAGACCGTGAACAAACCTGTTCCAGAACATTACGCCTGAAACCTTCCAGAACAGACTCCTCAAGCTCCGCAGGCACGGGAGCAATGAGACAGCCGTCAACGATCTGTATCTCATGAAAATCACGCATAAAAACTACTTTGCTGTGCTGACATCAAAATGAAGCTGTTCAAAAGCATCAGCCAAAGCATCTTTAAGTGTTGAGCTTGTCTCAATATCACCGAGGTCAATACCAAGCTGAACAATAGTTTCGGCAACAGCCGGAGAAATACCGGATATAAGGCATTTACAGCCCATAAGTTTGGTGGCCTTGGTAATCTTGATCAGATGGTTGGCTACTGCGGTATCAACTGCGGCAACGCCTTGAATATCAAGAATGATAATTTTGGAAGCTGTTTCTTTGATCTTGGAAAGCATGGCCTGCATCATCTGCTGAGCGCGGAAGGAATCCACAACACCTACCAGCGGCAAAACGATAATCCCCTCCCAGAGGCTGATGGCTGGGGTAGAAATCTCAAGGATGGTCTTACTCTGCTCCTGCAACTTACGCTCATCCCGGACCTGACGGGTAATATCAACGATATATTCCAGACCGCCGATAATGTTACCTTCATCATCACGCAAAGGAGCAGCTGTATATTCAATAGGGATGGTGCGCTGGCCTATGCGCACCTCGTTACGCGCGGTGCAGGTCGTTTGTTTTGCAATTGCCTGCTTCACCCGGCATTCATCGGATTTGCAATGAGCCGAATTGAAAAGGTCATAACACTTCTGACCTTTGACCTCTTCCCAACCTTTCCCCAAAAGCTTCAGGCCGGTTTCATTTAGGTAAATCAACTCATAATCATTATTAACAGCCATAACCGGAGTCGGCACCTGCCCCAAAATAGAAACCGCAAAATCTGCTCCAGACATACTTATCCCCCCTTATGTTTATAACATTCACAAATGTATCTAAAACTATAACAAAATAACACAGCCACTTACTAATTGTAAGTACTAATTAATAAAAACCATCACTTATACCCAGCAACAGTCGCTATAACATAAATCAACTACCTACACATCTACAAAGAACTTGCATTTATCCCATCCATAAGGCACTCAAGCCGCGGTGTCGGTCATTTATAACTTCCGCAACTATCCAATCCGACACTTAATCCATACAACCATAAACATCTCACCTCGAGGCCAAGCACCATGGACAAGCATCCCAAGGACTGGCGATTTGCGCAGGCCAACAAAGAAGCCCTGCTCACTTTGGGGGCCTACGCCCTTTACTTTATCTGGTGGTACGTCTGTGCTTACGGCATGGGCAGCGGCGACCCAGAACAGTATAAATATGTATTCGGACTACCTGAGTGGTTTTTCTACAGCTGTATTGTGGGATACCCGTTGATCACAATCCTGCTCTGGGCATTGGTTCGGTTTAAATTTAAAGATATGCCCCTTGATGAAGAACTAGACGAAATCAATGAGGAGAAGCTGTCATGAGCAACACCATGATGACCGTCATCCCGGTAGTGATCTATCTGGCAATGTCATTCGGCGTGGCTCTCTGGGCACGAAAAAAAGCCGAATCCACCCAATCCTCCAAGGGATTCCTCGAAGATTATTTCATCGGTGGCCGCTCCATGGGCGGCATGGTTCTGGCTATGACCATCATCGCCAGCTACACCAGTGCCAGTAGTTTTGTGGGCGGTCCCGGTGTGGCTTATAAGCTGGGCCTCAGCTGGGTACTGCTGGCCATGATTCAGGTCCCGACAACTTTCCTGACCCTCGGAATCCTCGGCAAACGGTTCGCCATCATGGCCCGCCGCACCGATTCGGTAACAATCACCGACTTCCTGCGCGCCCGCTACAAAAGTGACGCAGTGGTCATCCTCTGCTCCGTGGCCCTGATCGTGTTTTTCATGGCTGCAATGCTGGCCCAGTTTATCGGCGGAGCAAGACTTTTTCAGACCGTGACCGGATATCCTTATATTGTAGGGCTCGTACTTTTCGGGGTTAGCGTGGTCCTTTATACCGCCATCGGTGGATTCCGGGCGGTGGTGCTTACTGACGCCATTCAGGGCATTGTCATGGTTGTGGCTGTAGTGGTTATCCTGCTGGCGGTCATCAATGCCGGCGGAGGCATGGAGAACTGCATCCAATCCCTCAAAGCCATTGATCCCGGCCTGATCACCCCCACCGGACCAAAAGACGCAGTACCGCAACCCTTTGTTCTTTCATTCTGGGTGCTGGTCGGTATCGGCATTCTCGGGCTGCCCCAGACCACCCAGCGTTGTATGGGCTATCGCGATTCAAAAGCCATGCATGATGCCATGATCATCGGAACCCTACTTATCGGTTTCATGATCCTCTGCGCCCACCTTGCCGGAAGCCTCGGACGTGCGATCCTTCCCGATCTCCCTGCCGGAGACCTTGCCATGCCTTCGCTCATCGTAGAGCTGCTTTCCCCGGTCTGGGCCGGAATATTCATTGCCGGACCGCTGGCAGCCATCATGTCCACTGTAGATTCCATGCTGCTGCTGGTTTCTGCCGCTATTATCAAAGATCTCTATATCCATTACCGTCTGGATGGTGATGCCTCACGCATGACTCTGGTCAGCATCAAAAAAATGAGTCTGATCTGCACTGTGGTTGTAGGATTGATGGTTTTTATCGCAGCCATCCAGCCCCCGGACCTGCTGGTCTGGATCAACCTTTTCGCTTTCGGCGGACTTGAAGCAGCCTTCCTTTGCCCCATTGTCATCGGGCTGTACTGGGATAAAGCCAACGCCACCGGAGCCATATCATCCATTATCATCGGTGTGGGAACCTTCATCGTGCTGACCATCATGAAGCCTGCCATGGGCGGAGTACATGCCATTGTACCGACCACTCTGGCTTCCCTGACCGCTTTTGTGCTCGGCTCATATGCCGGGCTAGCCAAAACAGGGAACGGGCAGACGACCGCATAAATAAACCGCAACTCACATATCCATCCTCCCGCAACAGGGTCGACATGTTTTCGTAACAAAAATCACGTAATTGCATACAGCTGAATACGTTTTAAGAAAACTGCCACCGAATATAAACCCGCCGCACAGGAGTAAAGAATATGGATATGCATCATCCCCTGAAAGTATACGAAGAGGAACTTGCCGACCTTCAAGGACTTGTCCTTGAGCTCGGAAATCTGGCCCTGGACCAGCTGAACAAGGCCATTAAAACTTTCGAGGAAAATGATCCCGAGAAAGCGGAAGCGATCATTAGAAGGGATGAACAGGTTAATGATCTGGAACGCGAAGTGGACAAAGCTTCGCTGATGATCATCACCAAGATGGAGCCTAAAGCCGAAGATCTGCGTTATGTGCTGACCGCAAGCAAGATCGCATCTGACCTTGAACGCATTGCCGACTACGCCAAAAGCATTGCCAAGAAAGGCAAACGCGGGTTTGCCGAAGAACACACACAACATCTGGGATATGTCCAGCACATGGGACAGGAACTGAATGCCATGCTCGCATCCATCCTTGAAGCATTCAAGGACCTGAGCGTGGAAAAGGCCCTCGATGTCTGGCACAGCGACAGCAACGTGGATGCCCTGTTCAAGGAAGGTGTATCCGGCATGAAAAATTGCGTGGAGACTGAAGACTTAGAGGGGAAGGGATTCATCTCCCTGCTCTTCACCATGCGCTGCCTTGAGCGTGTCGGCGACCACATCACCAACATTGCCGAGCATATCTATTTTATTAAATACGCTGAGTTTTTTGGCGGGAAGAAATAGAGCTTAAATACAGAAATATGAAAAGGGTGGAAACGCTGCTGTGCTTTCACCCTTTTTTTGATTTCAATGATGAAGCTGATTAATAATAAAGATCAACCACTTCCTTGATCATTTCCTCATCCTTATAATCTTCTGAATTCCTAACCGAATCCATGAAAACATGCGAAGCTTCAGTGTCCATATCCCCGATGGCCTTGAGAGCCATAAATTTCTGGGTGTTCTCGTGTTCGCGGTAATACTGAATCAGGAACGGTAATTGTTCCTCTGCCTGCAACATGCCCAAAGCACTTACCGCGCAAGACTGAACCATGGTGTCATCGTGTTTAGTAAGCTCCATTAAAGGAACAATAGCTTTCGGGTTGTTGGTGTAACCAAGCTCAAGCACCTTCATGTAAACATAATCATTGTCATATTCTGCCTGAATTTCACGGTTAAGACGTTCGACTTCCGCATCAGGAGCAACGTATTTCATCACATGTCTGTTGACCTTGGAGGCGACCTCTTTGACCATCAGGCTGATCGGAATATTGTAGCAGGGGTGCTCTACTTCCCGGAAAGCCCAGATGGGAACCTTTCCGTTTTTAAAATAGCTTGTAATACGATGCTTCTGATCTCCCTCATATAAATCAGCACTGAAAGTCATAAAGGTAAAATACGGCGAAAATCCACTGCTGCGTTGGTTTCGGATACGGTATTTGCGAATCTCAAGATTTAAAGGATGTGCTGCCGCACCGTCCTTTCCAATATGAACACCACGCATCTTCAACTCTTTTTCAAGGTGATTTTTCAAGAACACGACTTCATTATTAATATCAAGATAGGCAGTAATGGTGCCTACTGAGAACTGTCTGTCTTCTCCACTACGCACATCTTCAAGAGTAAAAACAACTTCCTCTTCAGCAGGAGCTGAATAATCCACGCTGGACGGAGCAGGGGGAGCCACATTAAAAGATTTCGAACAACCTCCGAGCATCACAAGCGACAGAGCGAGAAATAAAAATGAACTTCTTAACCTCATAATTTCAACTTCCTTTATTGCATATTGTTTGAATATAAAATCGGCGTAATCATTATTCCATGTGTGCTTTAAACTCAAGATAAATGTAACGCTATTCTAAACCAAAAAAGGAGTGAAACGCTAATGCATTTCACTCCTATTTGAACTTTAAATTGCTGGGAAGAGCTATTCTTCTTCACCCGTCCCTGCGCTGAACGACTCTTCTAGGTTCCGCAGATCATCTTTGGCTTTTGCTTCATTATATTTGGCTTGGGCTATACTTGCTTTGGCCGTTGCTTTTGCGGACTCACTCTGTAGTTTTTTAGTTTCACCGAATGTTCCGACAACTGATGCTGCTTCTCCAAGCCCTGAAATCGAAGAAGCTTCGGGGACAGCCTTATCAACACTCACGGTTTTAAGAGCACCGCTTTCGCCATAGTATGTTGCTGCCAATCCGGACTGAGAACCAGTTACGGTGCGGGGCAGAAATGCGACCAGCCCACGCTGGGCAATCATTAACTCTTCACTTTTTAAAATATTGTCATTGGCGGAGATAGAGACAAGTGCCATGCCCGGAATACGGTAAGCCAAACCGCATGGAGGCGATGAGCACAGATTTGCAGTGCTGGGGTTACAGGTTTTGTCCTTGCCTGCCAGAACACATAATGCCGAGGACAGATCCTTCAACTTATCCACGCTTCCATCCAAGGCCGGATCTACCTTCAAAGCTACATGCGTTACGCCCTCTGCACTGCTGGGTGCTGCCTGATATACTTTTTTATCAAACCTAAGCCGTTTATCACTAGAATACACAATTCCACTATCGTAATAATCAAACAGGTCAATATGTTCCATACCGTCACTGGCAAGAGACCCTGGACTGAACTTAACAGTAAATGTTTTAGAAGTTTTAGTCTCACTGCCAATAAAAGAGGATTTATACTCATTAATACGCGCTATATAATTTGCCTTGGCAATGCCATACATTTCTTTACTGATGACTGCCTGCTGGGCCTTAGAAAAAGTCAAAAATTTTCCATATTCCGTCAATTCAGCGTTGTACTTCTTGTACTCTGCAAGGGCTTGTCTGAAAATCAATGAATACCCGCTTAACCCTCCGGATTTTGCCACACTTCCCAGACCGAAAAAACTGCCTGCAATGGATGCTGTGGCTTTGAGTCCGGCAACAGCATAATCAAGACTTTTATCAGTAGTTGTCATTGCCGCATCTGAAATCATGCCGTACTCGGCAAGAGTCATCTTTAAACTATTTGCAGTGAAGGAATCATCATCAACCTCCACATAAAACTGATTTTCAGTATCCGGCTCCACTGAGGTAACAATCGATATATCTGATACTTTATAATCGACATTCGGCTTCTGCACGGCTTTTTTATAAGTCAAAAGAGCTTTTAAACCCATGCAATTATTTATAACATCTATATTTGATTCCACACCTTTAAATTTGCCTATATACTTGTCACATTCTTTTATTATTTCAGTTCGGTTAGCCCAGAAGGCTCCCGGTTTCCTATCAATCTTCTGTACAGTGACAGCAACATTCAACACCGTTTTAGGCAATGAATAAAAAAAACCCTGCGATTTATCTTCAGCCATTTTCTTTACTAAATCACCATCATTTACAAGAGTCTTAACAGGATAGACATTGACTGTAGTCGTGGTACACCCAGCTAAAAGCAACAGGAAACTAATTACAAATAGCGTTTTTTTAAACATGTTATCCTCCGGTTAAATATGTTCATAGGTTATGCGGTCTATGGCCACAGCTTCGACAACAACTCCCTGTGAAATCACAGAGTAAGGTAGCCACCAACAGCCTTTGTCTGCGAACTCATTTCCTCTTGAATCCAAGACCTTAAAAGCCTGCATGGATTCATCCATACCAACCACAGCAACAGCGTGTCCCCTGCTGAGACTCAAATTTTCAGGTTCCGGCCTGTACACGGCGTAGGTCTCATTCAACTGATCATATGCTTCACCAACCAGCACTCCTATTGCAATCGGGTGATTCTTGCGCAGGGCTTCTTTCCACTCCTCTACAGCCCGACTCGTTGAATATGAAAGCTCGTAGTACCCGTACCTGCTTCCATAATCTCCCCAGTTACTATATACTATCTGATATTTAAGGGCTTCCCGGTCTGCTTCTCCAGAAGGAATTCTACGGGCTGCTTCAATTGTGACCGGAGCAGGAGTGTCGTGAAATTCGCGAGGAGCCACACCGTCATTTATTGCAGAACTAATTGCATCTTGAAGGCTCAGCTTGGTCTTCACCGAGCCGTAGCCTCTGGCTTTGTAATAATTATATAAAGGGGAAAGCTCTACATAAGCTCCATCCTGAGCATCCAGTATTTCCATGCAGGTAACAACAGCCATACTTGCACAGCAAAAAGCCTGATCGCCTTGATCCCGCACATGCATGGGAAGACCGAGAGACTTGGTTTCAAGCCTGATTTTACGAGAACGACTAAAAGAAGTGCCGGGCATATTCCCTCCTTCGTCTAAAAAGTCCTTTACAACGCTCCTCAAAGTTTCATGATTACCAATATCACCAATAAGCCTATTCCGCAAAATATATTAATATAAATTAATCAATTATTTTCAAGCGCGCCGATATGCCCTTTTCTTTTTCTCTTTACACAACCAAAGCTTTTGAATAACCTCTTTTGCTGCTGGGGGTGCCTTTATGGCTGAGATGGCGTTTTCGCCTGTCCCTTTGAACCTGATGCGGGTAATCCCGCCGTAGGGAAGCATAAATAGATTCATATCCTCAAGATCTTATCTATTCTTGCGC
This Desulfovibrio sp. JC022 DNA region includes the following protein-coding sequences:
- a CDS encoding DUF4831 family protein — protein: MFKKTLFVISFLLLLAGCTTTTVNVYPVKTLVNDGDLVKKMAEDKSQGFFYSLPKTVLNVAVTVQKIDRKPGAFWANRTEIIKECDKYIGKFKGVESNIDVINNCMGLKALLTYKKAVQKPNVDYKVSDISIVTSVEPDTENQFYVEVDDDSFTANSLKMTLAEYGMISDAAMTTTDKSLDYAVAGLKATASIAGSFFGLGSVAKSGGLSGYSLIFRQALAEYKKYNAELTEYGKFLTFSKAQQAVISKEMYGIAKANYIARINEYKSSFIGSETKTSKTFTVKFSPGSLASDGMEHIDLFDYYDSGIVYSSDKRLRFDKKVYQAAPSSAEGVTHVALKVDPALDGSVDKLKDLSSALCVLAGKDKTCNPSTANLCSSPPCGLAYRIPGMALVSISANDNILKSEELMIAQRGLVAFLPRTVTGSQSGLAATYYGESGALKTVSVDKAVPEASSISGLGEAASVVGTFGETKKLQSESAKATAKASIAQAKYNEAKAKDDLRNLEESFSAGTGEEE